The Euphorbia lathyris chromosome 3, ddEupLath1.1, whole genome shotgun sequence genome contains a region encoding:
- the LOC136222671 gene encoding uncharacterized protein produces MEKQNEEREKKQQQEENEEKNKDLEGLPLESSPYVKYTDLEDYKSQAYGTQGHQTVKPNQGAGGTDAPTLSGTNLPQPQ; encoded by the coding sequence atggagAAGCAAAacgaggagagagagaagaagcagcagcaggaggagaaTGAGGAAAAGAATAAAGATTTGGAAGGATTGCCGTTAGAAAGCAGTCCATATGTTAAATATACAGATTTGGAAGACTACAAAAGCCAAGCATATGGTACACAAGGTCATCAAACTGTTAAGCCTAATCAAGGTGCTGGTGGAACTGATGCTCCTACTCTTTCCGGCACTAACCTTCCTCAACCTCAATGa